Proteins encoded in a region of the Drosophila sechellia strain sech25 chromosome 2L, ASM438219v1, whole genome shotgun sequence genome:
- the LOC6613461 gene encoding bone morphogenetic protein receptor type-1B isoform X2 — protein MAPKSRKKKAHARSLTCYCDGSCPDNVSNGTCETRPGGSCFSAVQQLYDETTGLYEEERTYGCMPPEDNGGFLMCKVAAVPHLHGKNIVCCDKEDFCNRDLYPTYTPKLTTPAPDLPVSSESLHTLAVFGSIIISLSVFMLIVASLCFTYKRREKLRKQPRLINSMCNSQLSPLSQLVEQSSGSGSGLPLLVQRTIAKQIQMVRLVGKGRYGEVWLAKWRDERVAVKTFFTTEEASWFRETEIYQTVLMRHDNILGFIAADIKGNGSWTQMLLITDYHEMGSLHDYLSMSVINPQKLQLLAFSLASGLAHLHDEIFGTPGKPAIAHRDIKSKNILVKRNGQCAIADFGLAVKYNSELDVIHIAQNPRVGTRRYMAPEVLSQQLDPKQFEEFKRADMYSVGLVLWEMTRRCYTPISGTKTTTCEDYALPYHDVVPSDPTFEDMHAVVCVKGFRPPIPSRWQEDDVLATVSKIMQECWHPNPTVRLTALRVKKTLGRLETDCLIDVPIKIV, from the exons CCCGATCCCTAACCTGCTACTGCGATGGCAGTTGTCCGGACAATGTAAGCAATGGAACCTGCGAGACCAGACCCGGTGGCAGTTGCTTCAGTGCAGTCCAACAGCTTTACGATGAGACGACAGGGTTGTACGAGGAGGAGCGGACCTATGGATGCATGCCTCCCGAAGACAACGGTGGCTTTCTCATG TGCAAGGTAGCCGCTGTACCCCACCTGCATGGCAAGAACATTGTCTGCTGCGACAAGGAGGACTTCTGCAACCGTGACCTGTACCCCACCTACACACCCAAGCTGACCACACCAGCGCCGGATTTGCCCGTGAGCAGCGAATCCCTGCACACGCTAGCCGTCTTCGGCTCCATCATCATCTCCCTGTCCGTGTTTATGCTGATCGTGGCCAGCTTATGTTTCACCTACAAGCGACGCGAGAAGCTGCGCAAGCAACCACGTCTCATCAACTCCATGTGCAACTCGCAGCTCTCACCTTTGTCACAACTGGTGGAACAGAGTTCGGGCTCCGGATCGGGATTACCACTGCTGGTGCAAAGAACCATTGCCAAGCAGATTCAGATGGTGCGACTGGTGGGCAAGGGACGATATGGCGAGGTCTGGCTGGCCAAGTGGCGCGATGAGCGGGTGGCCGTCAAGACCTTCTTTACGACCGAAGAGGCTTCTTGGTTCCGCGAGACTGAAATCTATCAGACAGTGCTGATGCGACACGACAATATCTTGGGCTTCATTGCCGCCGACATCAAGGGTAATGGTAGCTGGACACAGATGTTGCTGATCACCGACTACCACGAGATGGGCAGCCTACACGATTACCTCTCAATGTCGGTGATCAATCCGCAAAAGCTGCAATTGCTAGCGTTCTCGCTGGCCTCTGGATTAGCCCACCTGCACGACGAGATCTTCGGAACCCCTGGCAAACCAGCTATCGCTCATCGCGATATCAAGAGCAAGAACATATTGGTAAAGCGGAATGGACAGTGCGCTATTGCTGACTTTGGACTGGCGGTGAAGTACAACTCGGAACTGGATGTCATCCACATTGCACAAAATCCACGTGTCGGCACACGCCGCTACATGGCTCCAGAAGTATTGAGTCAGCAGCTGGATCCCAAGCAGTTTGAAGAGTTCAAGCGGGCGGATATGTATTCAGTGGGTCTCGTTCTGTGGGAGATGACCCGTCGCTGCTACACACCCATATCGGGCACCAAGACGACCACCTGCGAGGACTACGCCCTGCCCTACCACGATGTGGTGCCCTCGGATCCCACGTTCGAGGACATGCACGCTGTTGTGTGCGTAAAGGGTTTCCGGCCGCCGATACCATCGCGCTGGCAGGAGGATGATGTACTCGCCACAGTATCCAAGATCATGCAGGAGTGCTGGCACCCGAATCCCACCGTCCGGCTGACTGCCCTGCGCGTAAAGAAGACGCTGGGGCGACTGGAAACAGACTGCCTAATCGATGTGCCCATTAAGATTGTGTAA